A stretch of the Papaver somniferum cultivar HN1 chromosome 6, ASM357369v1, whole genome shotgun sequence genome encodes the following:
- the LOC113291354 gene encoding uncharacterized protein LOC113291354, with product MGCDGLHKFLSDLPVECWSNAYCLGCRYGDMCSNIAESFNSWIKEAKGMPIATLVNWIRLKIMDQMSKRKLKGATYKGFICPRLEKKVMASIRSGVQWRITKSGDMEWEFFDGTHTHVVNIAKFQCSCKVWFNEQFPCEHAIACMHSNKINVYEYINPYFRIASFRTSYDRPIKPIPDYDKPIDVATGDLVNPPTVLGKKAGTPKKKRIPNIGSASFKRPITCSNCHTQAHHNKTTCPHPPAKKQC from the coding sequence ATGGGATGTGATGGTCTTCACAAATTCTTGAGTGACCTTCCAGTGGAATGTTGGTCCAATGCATATTGTCTGGGTTGTCGTTATGGAGACATGTGTTCAAACATTGCAGAGTCGTTTAACTCTTGGATTAAGGAAGCAAAAGGTATGCCTATTGCAACACTTGTCAACTGGATTAGACTTAAAATTATGGATCAGATGAGTAAAAGGAAGTTGAAGGGGGCGACGTATAAAGGATTCATTTGTCCCAGGCTAGAGAAAAAAGTGATGGCTTCCATTCGTTCTGGTGTCCAGTGGAGAATAACCAAGTCTGGTGACATGGAGTGGGAATTTTTCGATGGAACGCACACGCATGTTGTTAATATTGCGAAGTTTCAATGCAGCTGCAAGGTTTGGTTTAATGAGCAGTTCCCTTGTGAACACGCTATTGCGTGTATGCATTCAAATAAGATCAATGTTTACGAGTACATTAATCCGTATTTCAGGATTGCTAGCTTCCgtacttcgtatgatcgtcctaTCAAGCCCATTCCCGATTACGACAAGCCTATTGATGTTGCTACTGGAGATCTCGTGAACCCACCAACTGTCCTAGGAAAAAAAGCTGGTACGCCGAAGAAGAAGCGGATTCCTAACATTGGTAGCGCAAGTTTCAAGAGACCAATTACGTGCAGTAACTGCCATACTCAGGCACATCATAACAAGACGACGTGTCCTCATCCTCCTGCGAAAAAGCAATGTTAA